In Gammaproteobacteria bacterium, one DNA window encodes the following:
- a CDS encoding leucine--tRNA ligase: MSSYPFAEIEPKWQARWERDETFRTPARPDHSRPKAYILDMFPYPSGAGLHVGHPEGYTATDIVARYKRMRGYNVLHPIGWDAFGLPAEQYAVRTNTHPRVTTRRNIDRFRTQLKSLGFSYDWSRELSTADPDYYRWTQWIFLKLHERGLAYQDEQPVWWCPELGTTLANEEIVEGGSEVGGFACERRPLRQWMLRITDYAERLLDGLDGLDWPESTLEMQRNWIGRSVGAEIDFELIGSGEKIRVFSTRPDTIFGATFLALSPEHPLVENLATPERIDGVRRYCREAARKSQRDRAADAHDRNGVDTGARARHPVTGDEVPVWVADYVLMGYGTGAIMGVPGEDQRDWEFALEHSLKVVRTVQPPEGYEDAAFSGEGVAINSDFLNGMRMEEAKQAAVDWLNRRGRGRPRIAYRLRDWLFSRQRYWGEPFPVVFVDGVARPLPETELPLTLPDLEDFRPSGSPEGPLAKAADWLETVDPSSGRPARRETNTMPQWAGSCWYYLRFIDPHNPSRLVDPELERYWMPVDLYIGGAEHAVLHLLYARFWHKVLYDAGLVSCDEPFRKVVHQGVILGEREYTAYRDDAGALVSAERARRVSGSQPAAYVEKDSGEELEPVAVSEDDVLKSGENFVLTADATVVLESRAHKMSKSRGNVVNPDDVLSHCGADAFRLYEMFLGPLEKSKPWSTRGVEGPHRFLNRLWSLLERGVAETEPDAEQMRLLHRTIAKVTEDIRTLRLNTAIAALMEMVNAAARWDELPRGVAEPLVLLISPFAPHMGEELWERLGHAESLATAPWPEAREEWLREETVEIAVQINGKLRASIRVAAGAERADVLAAARGNERVAAHLAEIPILREVYVPGRVVNFVV, encoded by the coding sequence ATGAGTTCGTATCCGTTCGCCGAAATCGAACCGAAGTGGCAAGCGCGCTGGGAGCGTGACGAAACGTTCAGGACGCCGGCCCGGCCCGATCATTCGCGGCCCAAGGCCTACATCCTCGACATGTTCCCCTATCCCAGCGGCGCCGGCCTGCACGTCGGCCACCCGGAGGGCTACACGGCGACCGATATCGTTGCCCGTTACAAGCGCATGCGCGGATACAACGTCCTTCACCCGATCGGCTGGGACGCCTTCGGCCTGCCGGCCGAGCAGTACGCGGTGCGCACCAACACGCATCCGCGGGTGACCACGCGCCGGAACATCGACCGGTTCCGCACGCAACTGAAATCGCTGGGGTTCTCGTACGACTGGTCGCGCGAGTTGAGCACCGCCGACCCGGACTATTACCGCTGGACGCAGTGGATATTCCTCAAGCTCCACGAGCGCGGTCTCGCCTACCAGGACGAGCAGCCGGTCTGGTGGTGCCCCGAACTCGGCACCACGCTGGCCAACGAGGAAATCGTGGAAGGGGGTTCGGAAGTCGGCGGTTTCGCCTGCGAACGTCGGCCGCTCAGGCAGTGGATGCTCCGGATCACCGATTACGCGGAGCGCCTGCTGGACGGCCTGGACGGCCTGGACTGGCCGGAATCCACGCTGGAGATGCAGCGCAACTGGATCGGCCGCTCGGTGGGCGCGGAGATCGACTTCGAGCTGATCGGGAGCGGCGAAAAGATCCGGGTATTCAGCACCCGCCCCGACACGATCTTCGGCGCCACTTTCCTGGCGCTGTCGCCGGAGCATCCGCTGGTCGAGAATCTCGCGACCCCCGAGCGCATCGACGGGGTGCGGCGCTATTGCCGCGAAGCGGCGCGCAAGAGCCAGCGCGACCGCGCGGCCGACGCGCACGACCGCAACGGCGTGGACACGGGGGCGCGGGCCCGGCATCCGGTCACCGGCGATGAGGTCCCGGTATGGGTGGCCGACTACGTGCTGATGGGCTACGGCACCGGGGCCATCATGGGCGTTCCCGGCGAGGACCAGCGCGACTGGGAGTTCGCCCTCGAGCATTCTCTGAAGGTCGTGCGCACCGTTCAACCGCCGGAGGGCTACGAGGACGCGGCCTTCAGCGGCGAGGGCGTGGCGATCAACAGCGATTTCCTGAACGGCATGCGCATGGAGGAGGCCAAACAGGCCGCGGTGGACTGGCTTAACCGGCGCGGCCGGGGCCGGCCGAGAATCGCATACCGCCTGCGCGACTGGCTGTTCAGCCGCCAGCGCTACTGGGGCGAGCCGTTTCCGGTCGTGTTCGTGGACGGCGTTGCGCGTCCCCTGCCGGAAACCGAACTGCCGCTGACGCTCCCGGACCTGGAGGACTTCCGGCCCAGCGGTTCTCCGGAAGGGCCGCTGGCCAAGGCCGCGGACTGGCTGGAAACGGTCGATCCTTCCAGCGGCAGGCCGGCGCGCCGCGAGACCAACACGATGCCGCAATGGGCGGGCTCGTGCTGGTACTACCTGCGCTTCATCGATCCCCACAATCCGAGCCGCCTCGTGGATCCGGAACTCGAGCGCTACTGGATGCCGGTCGATCTGTACATCGGCGGCGCCGAACACGCCGTGCTGCATCTCCTCTACGCGCGGTTCTGGCACAAGGTGCTGTACGACGCGGGCCTGGTGTCCTGCGACGAACCTTTCCGCAAGGTCGTGCACCAGGGCGTGATTCTCGGCGAGCGCGAATACACCGCCTACAGGGACGATGCCGGCGCGTTGGTCTCGGCCGAACGCGCGCGCCGCGTGAGCGGTTCGCAACCGGCAGCCTACGTGGAGAAGGACAGCGGCGAGGAACTTGAACCCGTGGCCGTCAGTGAGGACGACGTGCTGAAAAGCGGGGAGAATTTTGTCCTGACCGCGGATGCGACCGTGGTCCTCGAATCGCGCGCCCACAAGATGTCCAAGTCGCGCGGCAACGTAGTCAATCCCGACGACGTCCTGAGCCATTGCGGCGCCGACGCATTTCGCCTCTACGAGATGTTCCTGGGGCCGCTGGAGAAGTCCAAGCCCTGGAGCACCCGCGGGGTGGAGGGTCCGCACCGGTTCCTCAACCGGCTGTGGTCGCTGCTCGAGCGCGGGGTGGCCGAAACGGAACCGGACGCCGAGCAGATGCGGCTTCTGCATCGCACCATCGCGAAGGTCACCGAGGACATCCGGACACTGCGGCTCAATACGGCCATCGCCGCGTTGATGGAAATGGTCAACGCAGCCGCGCGCTGGGACGAACTGCCGCGCGGCGTCGCCGAGCCGCTGGTGCTGCTGATCAGCCCCTTCGCGCCGCACATGGGCGAAGAGCTCTGGGAACGACTGGGCCACGCCGAATCGCTGGCCACTGCACCCTGGCCGGAGGCGCGCGAAGAATGGCTCAGGGAGGAGACCGTGGAAATCGCGGTTCAGATCAACGGCAAGCTTCGCGCCAGCATCCGGGTGGCGGCCGGCGCCGAGCGCGCCGACGTGCTCG
- a CDS encoding ABC transporter substrate-binding protein, with amino-acid sequence MLTRKELIRYGLAAAVLAPWGRVFGGTASRFLQADTDPADTGSGGPQYAGEIVLGVSAAFSGPSRGLGTELYRGASAYFSRVNENGGINGRRIVLKMYDDGYQPDPCVENTMKLMLEDQVFLLFGYVGTPTVTRVLPLLKKFQDENIFMFFPFTGAQPQRQPPYGDFAFNLRASYAQETAGLVNNFLGIGKERIAVFYQADAYGRSGWAGVRAALAPHGLRIAGEATYSRGAPFTGTMRRQVEILKAAEPDAVICIGAYAACAAFARDAVDLGLDVPIANLSFVGSENMLKLLTEGREDGEAYTRLLVNSQVVPSYEDLSLPCVREYRELMARYDPQVPPELVKEEYAPFPYSFGSLEGFLNAKLLAEILSRLDGEVDRARLEEAVFSVRDFDLGVGEAVSFGPDRRQGLQTVYYTVVEDGRFVTLQDWQAKFA; translated from the coding sequence ATGCTGACGAGAAAGGAGCTGATCCGTTACGGACTGGCGGCCGCCGTTCTGGCGCCGTGGGGAAGGGTGTTCGGCGGGACGGCGAGCCGTTTCCTCCAGGCGGACACCGATCCGGCGGACACCGGCTCCGGCGGCCCGCAGTACGCCGGCGAGATCGTGCTCGGCGTATCGGCGGCGTTTTCCGGGCCGTCCCGGGGGCTGGGCACCGAACTCTACCGCGGCGCAAGCGCCTACTTCAGCCGGGTGAACGAGAACGGCGGCATCAACGGCCGCAGGATTGTGCTCAAGATGTACGACGACGGTTACCAGCCCGACCCGTGCGTGGAAAACACGATGAAGCTGATGCTGGAGGACCAGGTCTTCCTGCTGTTCGGCTACGTGGGAACGCCTACCGTCACGCGCGTGCTGCCGCTGCTGAAGAAATTCCAGGACGAAAACATCTTCATGTTCTTTCCCTTCACCGGCGCCCAGCCGCAGAGGCAGCCGCCGTACGGCGATTTCGCCTTCAACCTCAGGGCTTCCTACGCGCAGGAGACCGCCGGCCTGGTCAACAACTTCCTGGGCATCGGCAAGGAGCGCATCGCCGTTTTCTACCAGGCGGACGCCTACGGCCGCAGCGGCTGGGCCGGCGTAAGGGCGGCCCTGGCGCCGCACGGTCTGCGCATCGCCGGCGAAGCCACCTACAGCCGCGGCGCGCCGTTCACCGGCACCATGCGCCGCCAGGTCGAGATCCTCAAGGCGGCCGAGCCGGACGCGGTCATATGCATCGGGGCCTACGCGGCCTGCGCAGCGTTTGCCCGTGACGCCGTCGACCTCGGACTGGATGTGCCCATCGCCAACCTGTCCTTCGTGGGCAGCGAGAACATGCTCAAGTTGCTGACCGAGGGGCGCGAGGACGGCGAGGCCTATACCCGGCTGCTGGTCAATTCCCAGGTCGTTCCGAGTTACGAGGACCTGTCGCTGCCCTGCGTGCGCGAATACCGCGAACTCATGGCCCGCTACGACCCACAGGTTCCGCCCGAACTGGTCAAGGAGGAGTACGCGCCCTTCCCCTACAGTTTCGGCAGCCTGGAGGGCTTCCTCAACGCCAAGCTGCTGGCGGAAATACTCAGCCGGCTGGACGGCGAGGTCGATCGGGCAAGGCTGGAGGAAGCGGTCTTTTCGGTGAGGGATTTCGATCTCGGGGTCGGCGAGGCGGTTTCGTTCGGGCCGGACCGGCGCCAGGGACTGCAGACCGTTTACTACACGGTCGTCGAGGACGGCCGTTTCGTCACTTTACAGGATTGGCAAGCCAAATTTGCATGA
- a CDS encoding OFA family MFS transporter: MKTIRLPRTVIALFCTTLQVCLGTVYAWSFFQTILVRQSGWTFTQSAWAFSITIFTLGVSAAWAGQALPRQGPRRLALLGSALFSVGYLIGGLALYLDWIPLFYLGYGVIGGAGIGMGYVTPVATVAKWFPDRKGLVTGIVVMGFGVGAFLLSKGLAPLLVLQAGQDLSLVFVWLGVIFACVLIPCSFFLSNPPETEPAPGTPSAPQASAAGGTESVWPYIRSPAFVILWIVFFFNIAAGISVISFQSELLQEVWGLSDPSLEPAILAEYGATLIAVSSLCNGVGRLFWGLLSDRIGRVAVFRILLASQMVVFGILMTETNPIVFSALVCYVLLCFGGGFATMPSFVLDVFGPKKMSTIYGAILTAWAAAGIAGPVYVGYLKDVYPDRAVLYCFLIGVMMLGAGFVFSYLLSDSRIRLGRPTMEATLREYGIPQPAT, translated from the coding sequence ATGAAAACGATTCGCTTGCCGCGGACCGTCATCGCGCTTTTCTGCACGACGCTGCAGGTGTGCCTGGGCACGGTCTACGCCTGGAGCTTCTTTCAGACGATCCTGGTCAGGCAATCGGGTTGGACGTTTACCCAGTCCGCATGGGCATTCAGCATCACGATCTTTACGCTCGGCGTCTCGGCCGCATGGGCCGGGCAGGCGCTGCCGCGGCAGGGGCCGAGGCGGCTGGCCCTGCTGGGCAGCGCCCTGTTTTCCGTCGGATACCTGATCGGCGGCCTCGCGCTGTACCTGGACTGGATTCCGCTGTTCTACCTGGGCTACGGAGTGATCGGCGGCGCGGGCATCGGGATGGGATACGTGACGCCGGTCGCTACCGTCGCGAAATGGTTTCCCGACCGCAAGGGACTGGTTACGGGCATCGTGGTGATGGGATTCGGTGTGGGCGCCTTTCTGCTGAGCAAGGGCCTGGCGCCCCTGCTCGTATTGCAGGCGGGCCAGGACCTGTCGCTGGTGTTTGTGTGGCTGGGCGTGATTTTCGCTTGCGTACTGATTCCCTGCAGCTTCTTCCTGAGCAATCCCCCGGAAACGGAGCCGGCGCCCGGGACTCCGTCCGCGCCGCAGGCATCCGCCGCCGGCGGGACCGAGTCGGTGTGGCCGTACATCAGGTCCCCGGCTTTCGTCATACTCTGGATCGTTTTCTTCTTCAATATCGCCGCGGGCATCTCCGTGATCAGTTTCCAGTCGGAGTTGCTGCAGGAGGTCTGGGGGCTGTCCGATCCTTCGCTCGAACCGGCCATACTTGCCGAATACGGCGCAACGCTGATTGCCGTGAGCTCCCTGTGCAACGGCGTGGGACGCCTGTTCTGGGGATTGTTGTCCGACCGCATCGGACGGGTGGCCGTGTTCCGGATCCTGCTGGCCAGCCAGATGGTGGTGTTCGGTATCCTGATGACCGAAACCAATCCCATCGTGTTTTCCGCGCTGGTCTGCTATGTGCTGCTGTGTTTCGGCGGCGGGTTCGCCACCATGCCGTCGTTTGTGCTGGACGTTTTCGGTCCGAAGAAGATGTCCACCATCTACGGCGCCATCCTCACGGCCTGGGCGGCGGCCGGCATTGCCGGGCCGGTGTACGTAGGCTACCTGAAGGACGTGTATCCCGACCGGGCCGTGCTCTACTGCTTCCTGATCGGCGTGATGATGCTCGGCGCCGGCTTCGTGTTTTCCTACCTCCTGAGCGACAGCCGGATCCGGCTGGGCCGGCCCACGATGGAGGCGACGCTGCGCGAGTACGGTATCCCGCAACCCGCGACCTGA
- a CDS encoding tetratricopeptide repeat protein → MSVSIRACLVCLSSAMMLASGPAVGQSSASQSVFGADPNLSDGALALRLGDFEEGIRLTLEGLRSPAGTAHSIRTRSSAHNNLCAGYVMGGKFQEALEHCNEALRLKPNNWHAYSNRAVLHTLTGSLSKAAEDIEQGKRINPDAKRLREAEEFLNARRAARDRTVRQT, encoded by the coding sequence ATGTCGGTATCGATACGCGCATGCCTCGTCTGCCTCTCAAGCGCCATGATGCTGGCGTCGGGGCCGGCGGTGGGGCAGAGTTCCGCATCCCAGTCGGTGTTCGGGGCCGATCCGAATCTTTCCGACGGGGCCCTGGCGCTGCGCCTGGGCGACTTCGAGGAGGGTATACGGCTGACCCTGGAGGGATTGCGTTCGCCGGCGGGAACAGCCCACAGCATTCGCACGCGCTCATCCGCGCACAACAACCTTTGCGCGGGCTACGTGATGGGCGGCAAGTTCCAGGAGGCGCTGGAGCACTGCAACGAGGCACTCCGGCTGAAGCCGAACAACTGGCATGCGTACTCCAATCGCGCCGTGCTGCATACCCTGACCGGGAGCCTGAGCAAGGCGGCCGAGGACATAGAACAAGGCAAGCGCATCAACCCCGATGCAAAGCGGCTAAGGGAAGCGGAGGAATTCCTGAATGCGCGCAGAGCCGCCCGCGACCGGACCGTGAGACAGACTTGA
- a CDS encoding acyl-CoA dehydrogenase — protein MRAEFIPPELPEAAEALRAEVRAFLADALRDVPLSERALSWDACNPDFSRRMGEAGFIGLSFPEEYGGAGRSQLERFVVLEECLAAGAPTGFHWFADRQSGPLILRYGSEELKRSIIPRICRGELCFCIGMSEPDSGSDLASLRTRATRTSSGWRVNGTKIWTTNAHRAHYMIALFRTGEGQRRNKGLSQFLVDLRNTPGLRIAPIRDIAGREHFNEVHFEGALLAEDALIGIENEGWAQVIEELALERSGPERYLSCQALFNELLRVLKESEAGDTAAEAIGGVVAQLGALRAMSLSVAAMIQAGESPNLEAAIVKDMGTRFEQSIPSLAQELVDLPPETSADALPYQQALHLMTILAPSFSLRGGSGEILRGIIARGLGLR, from the coding sequence ATGCGGGCTGAATTTATTCCGCCGGAATTGCCCGAGGCCGCGGAGGCGCTGCGCGCGGAGGTGCGCGCCTTTCTCGCCGACGCCTTGCGGGACGTGCCGCTGAGCGAACGGGCACTCTCCTGGGACGCCTGCAACCCGGATTTCAGCCGCCGCATGGGCGAGGCCGGTTTCATCGGACTGAGTTTTCCAGAGGAGTACGGCGGAGCCGGACGCTCGCAGCTCGAGCGGTTCGTGGTGCTGGAGGAGTGCCTGGCCGCCGGCGCGCCGACCGGCTTTCACTGGTTCGCCGACCGGCAGAGCGGCCCGCTGATCCTGCGCTACGGCAGCGAGGAACTCAAGCGCAGCATCATTCCGCGCATCTGCCGCGGGGAACTGTGTTTCTGCATCGGCATGAGCGAGCCCGATTCGGGATCGGACCTGGCCTCGCTGCGCACCCGGGCGACGAGGACTTCGTCGGGCTGGCGGGTCAACGGAACGAAGATCTGGACCACCAACGCGCACCGCGCGCACTACATGATCGCTCTGTTTCGCACCGGCGAAGGCCAGCGCCGCAACAAGGGGCTGTCGCAGTTCCTGGTGGATCTGCGCAACACGCCCGGCCTACGCATCGCGCCGATCCGGGACATTGCCGGCCGCGAACATTTCAACGAGGTCCATTTCGAGGGCGCATTGCTGGCCGAAGACGCATTGATCGGGATCGAGAACGAGGGCTGGGCGCAGGTGATCGAGGAACTGGCGCTGGAGCGCTCGGGACCCGAGCGCTATCTCTCCTGCCAGGCCTTGTTCAACGAGCTATTGAGGGTCCTCAAGGAAAGCGAGGCAGGCGACACCGCCGCCGAAGCGATCGGCGGCGTGGTCGCGCAACTGGGCGCGCTTCGCGCCATGTCTCTGTCGGTGGCGGCGATGATTCAGGCCGGGGAGTCTCCCAATCTGGAGGCGGCCATAGTCAAGGACATGGGCACACGCTTCGAGCAGTCGATCCCCTCTCTTGCCCAGGAACTGGTCGATCTGCCCCCGGAGACGTCCGCCGATGCTTTGCCGTACCAGCAGGCGCTCCACCTGATGACAATCCTGGCGCCGTCGTTCTCGCTCCGCGGCGGCAGCGGTGAAATCCTGCGCGGCATCATCGCGCGCGGGCTGGGCTTGCGGTAA
- a CDS encoding 2Fe-2S iron-sulfur cluster binding domain-containing protein, whose protein sequence is MARIYVTDRMGESLVVEGQTGASVMETLRELDNGVEALCGGMCSCATCHSYIDSAWRDRLPPRSPEEEELLSELEYFTESSRLTCQLRFSEELDGLTLTIAPEE, encoded by the coding sequence ATGGCGCGCATTTACGTAACCGACCGGATGGGCGAGTCACTGGTCGTGGAAGGCCAGACCGGCGCCAGCGTCATGGAGACCCTGCGCGAGCTCGACAACGGGGTCGAGGCGCTGTGCGGCGGCATGTGTTCCTGCGCGACCTGCCACAGCTACATCGATTCCGCCTGGCGCGACAGGTTGCCGCCCCGATCGCCGGAAGAGGAAGAGTTGCTGTCGGAACTGGAGTATTTCACAGAGAGTTCGCGCCTGACCTGCCAGCTCAGGTTCTCCGAGGAACTGGACGGCCTTACCCTCACCATCGCTCCCGAAGAATAG
- a CDS encoding TonB-dependent receptor — MNTCIRKVLLASAVCFVGAPGAAAQEPASGEQEASTPVLEEIVVVGTRRKDASLDNVPVPVDVVSGEDLMNQGATDLDDLLRNTTLSYNVQRHGIDDEATLVRPATLRGLPPDSALVLVNEKRRHRSGVIAFLGSSLNSGSQGPDLFVIPAIAIDRVEILRDGASAQYGSDAIAGVINFQLRNSSEGGMLEARYGEYYEGDGGLTQVAGNVGLPLGAAGFLNLSAEYKTLDPTVRAVQRANASALAAQGYPVAEPAQIWGNPVIDDAITTFYNMAAELPSGIELYSFGNYSTRTSEGGFFFRAPGGSAARNGVFRTGSRRLVADLNPNDAIDCLAAVPGLEADFSAVSAFVQSTRGSCFLFNERFPGGFTPRFGADITDFSLTGGLRGEFLNGLSWDLSVSGAESQVAFFMRNTINASLGPETPTDFKPREYVQNETNVNLDAVYPLEVGAFYSPLNVAAGLEWRSEEFETVAGDPDSYRVGPYADGRIAGSFSIGSNGFQGLNPRNAGKWDRPNYAAYVDLEADLTADLTMGFALRYEDFYDDFGTTVNGKLSALWRASEDLALRATASTGFRAPSPGQANVSVLSTTFGGLGGLREVGKVPPTNPVARALGGEPLKEETSVGFSVGLTWDFSADARIRADFFRIEIDDRISPTGDIRITDQIALLLEQSGLAAGSEVTTINFLTNDFGTTTTGLDVSLNYAFAAFGGSSELTLAWNWTRTELDDFSPPFTVSEVLGTQLDEVQTVSLLSMRRRTELEDMNPAHRIAATWDHAWGAWRLLARGSYFAGWDACRFQSAGCASLDSWGGDFLVDAELSYDFAGGYTASAGVQNLFDTSPGAVEAESSGQGNAQPESSPYDYNGGFVYFRLSYRF, encoded by the coding sequence ATGAATACCTGTATACGCAAGGTTCTCCTTGCATCGGCGGTTTGTTTTGTGGGCGCGCCCGGGGCTGCCGCTCAGGAGCCCGCATCGGGCGAGCAGGAGGCTTCGACGCCCGTGCTGGAGGAAATCGTCGTGGTCGGAACCCGGCGCAAGGACGCGAGCCTGGACAACGTGCCGGTTCCCGTGGACGTGGTGTCGGGCGAGGACCTGATGAACCAGGGCGCAACCGATCTTGACGATCTGCTGCGAAACACGACGCTGTCCTACAACGTGCAGCGGCACGGCATCGACGACGAAGCGACCCTGGTGCGGCCCGCCACCCTGCGCGGCCTGCCGCCCGATTCGGCGCTGGTGCTGGTGAACGAGAAGCGCCGTCACCGCTCCGGCGTGATTGCGTTTCTCGGCAGTTCGCTCAATTCCGGCTCGCAGGGGCCGGACCTGTTCGTGATCCCGGCCATCGCGATCGACCGTGTCGAGATTCTGCGCGACGGCGCCTCGGCCCAGTACGGGTCCGACGCGATTGCGGGAGTAATCAACTTTCAGCTCAGGAACAGTTCGGAGGGCGGAATGCTGGAGGCCCGCTACGGCGAGTACTACGAGGGCGACGGCGGATTGACGCAAGTGGCGGGCAATGTCGGGCTGCCGCTGGGCGCCGCCGGTTTCCTCAATCTGAGCGCGGAGTACAAGACGTTGGACCCGACGGTCCGGGCAGTCCAGCGGGCCAACGCCTCGGCGCTGGCGGCGCAGGGCTACCCGGTTGCCGAGCCGGCCCAGATCTGGGGCAACCCGGTCATCGACGATGCGATCACCACGTTCTACAACATGGCCGCCGAACTGCCGTCAGGGATCGAGCTCTACTCCTTCGGCAACTATTCGACGCGCACGTCGGAAGGCGGCTTCTTCTTCCGCGCTCCCGGGGGCAGCGCGGCGCGCAACGGCGTTTTCCGCACCGGCTCGCGGCGCCTGGTCGCGGACCTGAACCCCAATGACGCGATCGACTGCCTGGCGGCCGTTCCGGGGCTGGAGGCCGACTTCAGCGCCGTGAGCGCGTTCGTACAGTCCACGCGGGGTTCCTGTTTTCTCTTCAACGAGCGTTTCCCCGGCGGTTTTACGCCCCGTTTCGGGGCCGACATCACCGACTTCAGCCTTACCGGGGGGCTGCGCGGTGAATTTCTGAACGGCCTGAGCTGGGATTTGAGCGTTTCAGGCGCCGAAAGCCAGGTCGCGTTCTTCATGCGCAACACGATCAACGCGTCGCTGGGGCCCGAGACGCCCACCGACTTCAAGCCGCGCGAATACGTACAGAACGAGACCAACGTGAACCTGGACGCCGTTTATCCGCTCGAGGTCGGCGCGTTCTACTCGCCGCTGAACGTGGCCGCGGGACTGGAGTGGCGCAGCGAGGAATTCGAAACGGTGGCCGGCGATCCGGACTCGTACCGCGTCGGGCCCTACGCCGACGGCCGCATCGCCGGTTCCTTCAGCATCGGTTCGAACGGATTCCAGGGCCTGAATCCGCGCAATGCGGGCAAGTGGGACCGCCCGAACTACGCGGCCTACGTCGATCTGGAGGCCGACCTGACGGCCGACCTGACCATGGGCTTTGCGCTGCGTTACGAGGACTTTTACGACGATTTCGGCACCACGGTCAACGGCAAGCTCTCGGCCTTGTGGCGGGCGTCCGAAGATCTCGCCCTGCGCGCGACGGCCAGCACCGGTTTTCGCGCACCTTCGCCCGGTCAGGCGAACGTATCGGTGCTTTCGACAACATTCGGCGGTCTCGGAGGATTGCGGGAAGTCGGCAAGGTCCCGCCCACGAATCCCGTGGCCCGGGCGCTGGGCGGCGAACCGCTGAAGGAGGAGACCTCGGTCGGCTTTTCAGTGGGGCTGACCTGGGATTTCTCCGCGGACGCCCGCATCAGGGCCGACTTCTTCCGCATTGAAATCGACGACCGCATTTCGCCGACCGGCGATATCCGGATTACCGACCAGATCGCGCTGCTGCTGGAGCAAAGCGGCCTGGCGGCGGGAAGCGAGGTGACGACCATCAACTTCCTGACCAACGATTTCGGCACCACGACCACCGGCCTCGACGTGTCCCTGAACTACGCTTTCGCAGCATTCGGGGGAAGCAGCGAACTGACGCTGGCCTGGAACTGGACCCGGACCGAACTGGACGACTTCTCGCCCCCGTTTACGGTCAGCGAAGTCCTTGGGACACAGCTGGACGAAGTCCAGACCGTCAGCCTGCTGTCGATGCGCCGCCGCACCGAACTGGAAGACATGAACCCCGCGCACCGCATCGCGGCTACCTGGGACCATGCCTGGGGCGCCTGGCGCCTGCTAGCCCGGGGAAGCTATTTTGCCGGCTGGGACGCCTGCCGTTTCCAGAGCGCCGGCTGCGCCAGCCTCGATTCCTGGGGCGGCGATTTCCTGGTGGATGCGGAACTGAGCTACGACTTCGCCGGCGGATACACCGCGAGCGCCGGAGTGCAGAACCTGTTCGATACTTCGCCCGGCGCCGTCGAGGCGGAGTCTTCGGGCCAGGGTAACGCACAGCCCGAGAGTTCCCCGTACGACTACAACGGCGGGTTCGTCTACTTCCGCTTGAGTTACCGTTTCTGA